A region from the Phycisphaerales bacterium genome encodes:
- a CDS encoding DUF1569 domain-containing protein: MAQHVNTKAVKGRRTLKFLTLGDANREVQTLIAAENAGTLKRLGNWELGQTLHHLATWVHFAFDGYPVRPPFLIRVLLKPFKKKFLRGPLPAGLRIPNIPGGTLGIEPVSTQQGLDELNKAFDRLEHTMPVQPHPIVGPMTHDEWIQANLRHAELHLGYFLPA; encoded by the coding sequence ATGGCCCAACACGTCAACACAAAGGCCGTCAAAGGCCGCCGGACGCTCAAGTTCCTGACGCTCGGCGATGCCAATCGCGAGGTCCAGACCCTCATCGCCGCCGAGAACGCCGGCACGCTCAAACGCCTCGGAAACTGGGAACTCGGGCAGACCCTCCACCACCTTGCCACGTGGGTCCACTTCGCCTTCGACGGCTATCCCGTCCGTCCGCCATTCCTCATCCGCGTCTTGCTCAAACCCTTCAAGAAGAAGTTCCTCCGTGGCCCGCTTCCCGCAGGTCTGCGCATCCCCAACATCCCCGGCGGCACCCTCGGCATCGAACCCGTCTCCACCCAGCAGGGACTCGACGAACTCAACAAGGCCTTCGATCGTCTGGAGCACACCATGCCGGTCCAGCCTCACCCGATCGTCGGGCCCATGACCCACGACGAGTGGATCCAGGCGAACCTTCGTCACGCCGAGTTGCACCTGGGATACTTCCTCCCGGCCTGA
- the rfbB gene encoding dTDP-glucose 4,6-dehydratase → MHLLLTGGAGFIGSNFVRFVLANRPTWRVTNLDSLTYSGNLENLAGVDQDPRYRFVKGDINDAALVSRLLDECDCCVHMAAESHVDRSILDSAPFILANVVGTQVLLDAARKVWKSKASRRFVYVSTDEVYGSLPLDKPEILFTEKTPLAANSPYAASKAGGDLLARAYHHTFHMDVVTTRCSNNFGPYQFPEKVIPLFVTNLIQGKKVPLYGDGQNVRDWLHVDDHCEAICVALEKGKAGEVYNVGGNNERSNLELTHSILKILGKGHDMIQPVADRPGHDRRYAIDATKMDRELGWRPSRSAWPSALEKTVKWYVDHPQWWERVRSGAYRDYYQRQYGHRGA, encoded by the coding sequence ATGCACCTCCTCCTCACCGGCGGCGCCGGATTCATCGGTAGCAACTTCGTCCGCTTCGTCCTCGCCAACCGCCCCACCTGGCGCGTCACCAATCTCGATAGCCTGACCTACTCGGGCAACCTCGAGAATCTCGCCGGCGTGGACCAGGACCCTCGCTACCGCTTCGTCAAGGGCGACATCAACGACGCCGCGCTCGTCTCACGCCTGCTCGACGAGTGCGACTGCTGCGTCCACATGGCCGCCGAGAGCCACGTCGATCGCTCGATCCTCGACTCGGCGCCGTTCATCCTCGCCAACGTCGTGGGGACGCAGGTCCTGCTCGATGCCGCCCGCAAGGTCTGGAAATCCAAGGCCTCGCGCCGGTTTGTGTATGTCTCGACCGACGAGGTCTATGGCTCCCTTCCGCTCGACAAGCCCGAGATTCTGTTCACCGAGAAGACGCCCCTCGCCGCGAATAGTCCGTATGCCGCGAGCAAGGCCGGCGGCGACCTCCTCGCGCGCGCGTACCACCACACCTTCCACATGGACGTCGTCACCACGCGCTGCTCCAATAACTTCGGACCCTACCAGTTCCCCGAAAAAGTCATCCCCCTCTTCGTGACCAATCTCATCCAGGGGAAGAAGGTCCCGCTCTATGGCGATGGGCAGAACGTCCGAGATTGGCTCCACGTCGACGACCACTGCGAGGCGATCTGCGTCGCGCTCGAGAAGGGCAAGGCCGGCGAGGTTTACAACGTCGGCGGGAACAACGAGCGATCGAATCTCGAACTCACGCACTCCATCCTCAAGATCCTGGGCAAGGGCCACGACATGATCCAGCCCGTCGCCGACCGACCCGGGCACGACCGGCGCTACGCAATCGACGCGACGAAGATGGACCGGGAACTCGGCTGGCGCCCCAGCCGGTCGGCCTGGCCGAGTGCTCTCGAGAAGACCGTGAAGTGGTACGTGGACCATCCACAGTGGTGGGAACGCGTGCGGTCCGGGGCGTACCGGGACTATTACCAGCGTCAATATGGCCACCGCGGGGCGTAG
- a CDS encoding fibronectin type III domain-containing protein translates to MAAAARAAINNANNQGGGGSTNPTPSGGSTGGSTGGSTGGSTGGSTGGSTGGSTGGSTGGSTGGGTPGTSGGGTVIAPTTLRALDMANGRNVLVTWVDADPADGTFELARERQQGSTWVERTVITSESATLTDSVGPGVYRYQVRSITAAGTSAFTAFALVTVNEVAPTAPTGLQVADLGTGGSARLTWNDTSLNETGFEIVREQQSGASWIGTTQINASANATTIDDSPGVGTFRYHIRAINSAGNSEYSAWVIPTIADIPPDPMAGLAATDLGNRSQVQITWLDHSDNESGFEIVRETQQGSQWVNSVTLSAAADQTSMIDAPGLGTHRYRGRAVNGVGASTYTAYVTAQVLEIPPDAPSSPTASDLGDGSQVRVSWTDNSTNETGFEVLRETQSGSSWTGATTLNSGANTTTLTDAPGVGTFRYRVRAVNSAGNSAYTTNAQVTVAVVAPSAPSGTVVSIVNGTQARVTWADNSSNESTFEVARETQSGSTWGSRQVFSSPANTTAYTDTPGPGTHRYQVRAGVGSAFSAWTSFATVTIAGVPAAPSGLSVVDGGNGVAQVTWSDNSNNETSFELERNPSFGSPSTRTVSANVTGFTETPGLDTVSYRVRALNAAGGSAFTAWVTATIAAGTPQGGGGGTNGDYDANGYYVGRPSADSRTIYVSATEGNNGNDGLTPSTPVRTIAAGVGLLRDRMPDFLYLKRGDTWNETFPTWRKSGRSATEPMVVTTYGNSPSRPLFIVPSGTTGFLRTVGSSAPPSVDHIVISGVEMTPNGNPSSEGITWLDPGQNVTFEDLYIHGFTHGITMQGYTGRINGVTIRRCIIADNRPTGAAHSEGMYCSQIDNFLLEENIFDHNGWSRTTNDATIYNHNVYIQPDCTNVTFRRNFVADGSSHGLQMRAGGIIEDNIFARNAIAIMIGSRDNPDPLGITAAIRGNVILEGRDMNSTNPRGWGIELLNVNASGAIVENNIFAHSISNDPNFAINIDGTVGIGCRNATVRNNIVYDWHGPIQAYAPNNGRVSNGHLVENNVIVDTGTGFAFSQLVNTFSTTPSVIRFNGNKYNDAGPANRWFDIAGDLYTYQQWLTQTGETGSSSGTITFTDPSRTLGTYQATQGSGNTHDAFMTAIKQRSRGNPMTNYSIDSLLSYFRQGYTVTP, encoded by the coding sequence ATGGCCGCAGCCGCTCGCGCCGCGATCAACAACGCCAACAACCAGGGTGGCGGCGGATCCACAAACCCAACGCCTTCGGGTGGTTCCACCGGCGGCAGCACGGGAGGCTCCACAGGCGGATCGACCGGTGGGAGCACCGGCGGCTCGACTGGCGGATCCACGGGTGGCTCGACCGGTGGTTCAACCGGTGGCGGCACGCCCGGGACATCCGGCGGCGGGACCGTCATCGCCCCCACCACGCTCCGCGCCCTCGATATGGCCAACGGGCGGAACGTGCTCGTGACCTGGGTCGATGCCGACCCGGCCGACGGCACCTTCGAACTCGCCCGCGAGCGTCAGCAAGGCTCCACCTGGGTCGAGCGCACCGTCATCACCAGCGAGAGCGCCACGCTCACCGACAGCGTGGGTCCGGGTGTCTATCGCTATCAGGTCCGCTCCATCACCGCGGCGGGAACCTCGGCGTTCACAGCCTTTGCGCTCGTGACCGTCAACGAGGTCGCTCCCACGGCCCCGACGGGTCTGCAGGTTGCCGACCTCGGCACCGGCGGCAGCGCCCGCCTCACCTGGAACGACACCTCGCTCAACGAGACGGGGTTCGAGATCGTGCGCGAGCAGCAGAGCGGCGCGAGTTGGATCGGCACGACGCAGATCAACGCCAGCGCCAATGCCACCACGATCGACGACAGCCCCGGCGTGGGCACCTTCCGCTACCACATCCGCGCCATCAACAGCGCCGGCAACTCCGAGTACTCGGCGTGGGTCATTCCCACGATCGCCGACATTCCGCCGGACCCCATGGCGGGCCTCGCCGCGACGGACCTGGGCAATCGCTCCCAGGTCCAAATCACGTGGCTCGACCACTCCGACAACGAGTCGGGGTTCGAGATCGTGCGTGAGACCCAGCAGGGTTCGCAGTGGGTGAACAGCGTCACCCTCTCGGCCGCCGCCGATCAGACCTCCATGATCGACGCTCCGGGCCTGGGCACCCACCGCTATCGCGGGCGTGCCGTCAACGGCGTCGGCGCCTCGACCTACACGGCGTATGTCACGGCCCAGGTTCTCGAGATCCCGCCCGACGCGCCCAGCAGCCCCACCGCCAGCGATCTCGGCGACGGATCGCAGGTCCGCGTCAGTTGGACCGACAACTCGACCAATGAGACCGGCTTCGAGGTCCTCCGCGAGACGCAGAGCGGCTCGAGCTGGACCGGCGCCACGACGCTCAACTCCGGCGCCAACACCACGACGCTGACCGACGCTCCGGGCGTCGGCACCTTCCGCTACCGCGTCCGCGCCGTCAACAGTGCGGGCAACTCGGCCTACACCACCAACGCGCAGGTCACCGTCGCCGTCGTCGCCCCCTCGGCGCCGAGCGGGACGGTCGTCTCCATCGTGAACGGCACGCAGGCGCGTGTCACCTGGGCCGACAACTCGTCCAACGAGTCCACCTTCGAGGTCGCTCGCGAGACGCAGAGCGGCTCGACGTGGGGCTCGCGTCAGGTCTTCTCTTCGCCCGCCAACACCACCGCCTACACCGACACGCCCGGTCCGGGCACGCACCGCTACCAGGTCCGCGCCGGCGTCGGCAGCGCCTTCTCCGCCTGGACCTCCTTCGCGACGGTCACGATCGCCGGCGTCCCCGCGGCGCCCAGCGGGCTGAGCGTTGTCGACGGCGGCAACGGCGTCGCCCAGGTCACCTGGAGCGACAACTCCAACAACGAGACCTCCTTCGAACTGGAGCGCAACCCCTCGTTCGGGTCGCCCAGCACGCGCACCGTCAGCGCCAACGTCACCGGGTTCACCGAGACCCCGGGGCTGGACACCGTGAGTTACCGCGTCCGCGCGCTCAATGCCGCGGGCGGCTCGGCCTTCACCGCCTGGGTCACCGCGACCATCGCTGCGGGCACGCCCCAGGGAGGCGGCGGCGGGACCAACGGCGACTACGACGCCAACGGCTACTACGTCGGCCGTCCCAGCGCCGACTCGCGCACCATCTATGTCAGCGCTACCGAAGGCAACAACGGCAACGACGGGCTTACCCCGTCCACCCCGGTGCGCACCATCGCCGCCGGCGTCGGACTCCTCCGCGACCGCATGCCCGACTTCCTCTACCTCAAGCGCGGCGACACGTGGAACGAGACCTTCCCGACCTGGCGCAAGAGCGGGCGCAGCGCCACCGAGCCCATGGTCGTCACGACCTATGGCAACAGCCCCAGCCGCCCCCTCTTCATCGTCCCCTCGGGCACTACGGGCTTCCTCCGCACCGTCGGGAGCAGCGCGCCCCCGAGCGTCGACCACATCGTGATCTCCGGCGTTGAGATGACCCCCAACGGCAATCCCAGTTCCGAGGGCATCACCTGGCTCGACCCGGGTCAGAACGTCACCTTCGAGGATCTCTACATCCACGGCTTCACCCACGGCATCACCATGCAGGGGTACACGGGGCGCATCAACGGCGTCACCATCCGCCGCTGCATCATCGCCGACAACCGCCCCACGGGCGCCGCCCACTCCGAGGGCATGTACTGCTCGCAGATCGACAACTTCCTCCTCGAGGAGAACATCTTCGACCACAACGGCTGGTCACGCACCACCAACGACGCGACCATCTACAACCACAACGTCTACATCCAGCCCGACTGCACCAACGTCACCTTCCGGCGCAACTTCGTCGCCGACGGCTCCTCGCACGGTCTCCAGATGCGCGCCGGCGGGATCATCGAGGACAACATCTTCGCTCGCAACGCCATCGCGATCATGATCGGCAGCCGCGACAACCCCGACCCGCTCGGGATCACCGCCGCCATCCGTGGCAACGTGATCCTCGAGGGTCGGGACATGAACTCGACGAACCCCCGCGGGTGGGGCATCGAACTCCTCAACGTCAACGCCTCGGGCGCCATCGTCGAGAACAACATCTTCGCGCACAGCATCAGCAACGACCCCAACTTCGCCATCAACATCGACGGGACCGTCGGCATCGGGTGCCGCAACGCCACCGTCCGCAACAACATCGTCTACGACTGGCACGGGCCGATCCAGGCCTACGCCCCCAACAACGGGCGCGTCTCGAACGGGCACCTCGTCGAGAACAACGTGATCGTCGACACCGGCACCGGCTTCGCCTTCTCCCAACTCGTCAACACCTTCTCGACGACGCCCTCGGTGATCCGCTTCAACGGGAACAAGTACAATGACGCCGGACCCGCCAACCGCTGGTTCGACATCGCCGGCGACCTCTACACCTACCAGCAGTGGCTCACCCAGACCGGCGAGACCGGCTCCTCGAGCGGCACGATCACCTTCACCGACCCCAGCCGAACCCTCGGCACCTACCAGGCCACCCAGGGCAGCGGCAACACCCACGACGCCTTCATGACCGCCATCAAGCAGCGTTCACGGGGCAACCCCATGACCAACTACTCCATCGACTCGCTGCTCTCCTACTTCCGTCAGGGCTACACGGTCACGCCATAA
- a CDS encoding class I SAM-dependent methyltransferase, which yields MTIMPNTTPPREYVLGTGADELARLSFQHRLWADAAHAAWRDAGIAPGKRSLDIGCGPGYASFDLAALVTPSGSVVGVDESATYIQWFNEQAASRSLAHLRGVVGDVHALGEIDAVREGGPYDLAYTRWVLCFVKDPAGVVREAASLLAPGGRLVIHDYFNYRAMTTAPRRSSMSKAVDATIRSWEARGGDTDIMGKVPAFCANAGLTIESIRVHQRLGRAGDAMFHWLKTWWHIYTPKLVAMGLLTEHDQVELFADLETIERSPSEFVVCPPVFEIIAKREN from the coding sequence ATGACGATTATGCCGAACACCACACCACCGCGCGAATACGTGCTGGGCACGGGCGCCGATGAACTTGCTCGCCTCTCGTTCCAGCATCGCCTCTGGGCCGACGCCGCCCATGCCGCGTGGCGTGACGCCGGGATCGCGCCGGGGAAGCGGTCGCTCGACATCGGCTGCGGCCCCGGATACGCGTCGTTCGACCTCGCGGCCCTGGTCACGCCCTCCGGCTCCGTCGTCGGCGTGGACGAGTCCGCGACCTATATCCAATGGTTCAACGAGCAGGCCGCCTCGCGCTCGCTCGCCCACCTGCGTGGCGTCGTTGGCGATGTCCACGCTCTCGGCGAAATCGATGCCGTGCGCGAGGGCGGGCCGTACGACCTTGCCTATACGCGCTGGGTTCTCTGTTTCGTGAAGGACCCGGCCGGCGTCGTACGCGAGGCCGCCTCACTGCTCGCGCCAGGCGGGCGGCTCGTGATCCACGACTACTTCAACTATCGGGCGATGACGACCGCCCCGAGGCGATCATCGATGTCCAAGGCCGTTGATGCCACGATCCGCAGTTGGGAAGCCCGGGGCGGCGACACCGACATCATGGGCAAGGTCCCCGCCTTCTGCGCCAACGCGGGCCTCACGATCGAGAGCATCCGCGTCCACCAACGCCTCGGTCGGGCCGGAGACGCGATGTTCCACTGGCTCAAGACCTGGTGGCACATCTACACCCCCAAACTCGTCGCCATGGGCCTGCTCACCGAGCACGACCAGGTCGAGTTGTTTGCGGACCTTGAGACAATCGAGCGCTCGCCCAGCGAGTTCGTCGTCTGCCCGCCGGTCTTTGAGATCATCGCCAAGCGCGAAAACTAA